From Drosophila yakuba strain Tai18E2 chromosome 2L, Prin_Dyak_Tai18E2_2.1, whole genome shotgun sequence, one genomic window encodes:
- the LOC6526675 gene encoding fatty acid synthase has translation MPARFAEEVITAEPAQRAAPQLDLGGGHYVPRQQHLNDEVAITGFSGRLPESSTIEEFKQNLFDGVDMVNDDPRRWERGLYGLPDRIGKLKESDLENFDQQFFGVHQKQAECMDPLLRMLLELTHEAIIDAGLNPSDLRGSRTGVYIGVSNSETEQHWCSDADRVNGYGLTGCARAMFANRISFTFDFKGPSYSIDTACSSSLYALEQAFSDMREGKVDNALVAGAGLILKPTMSLQFKRLNMLSPDGSCKAFDESGNGYVRSDGCVVLLLQRTSAARRVYASILNVRTNTDGFKEQGITYPIGKMQNRLIRETYEEIGLNPADVVYVEAHGTGTKVGDPQEVNSITDFFCKDRTTPLLIGSVKSNMGHSEPASGVCSVAKILIAMEEGVIPGNLHYNKPNPDLYGLVDGRLKVVDKNLPWNGGIIGLNSFGFGGANAHVILKSNPKPKALTPKDGALKVVLASGRTFEAVEQLLESASTNADDDEYLQLINEIHSKAIPNHFFRGYGVVSSKGTHQREVIESNDDKRPIWYIYSGMGSQWASMAKDLMQIEAFAKTIQRCADVLKPEGVDLIDVLTRSTDKSFENILNSFISIAAMQVALTDLLSSLGIHPDGIVGHSVGELGCAYADGCFTPEQTVLAAYWRGKSILDTQLAKGKMAAVGLSWEDAHSRVPSDCFPVCHNSEDNCTISGPEPSIEALVAKLNAEGVFAKAVNSSGYAFHSKYIAEAGPKLRKSLEKIIPNAKNRTARWISTSIPESAWNTPVAKQSSAAYHVNNLLSPVLFHEALQHVPKNAISVEIAPHGLLQAILKRALGPDATNLSLVKRGHENNVEFFLTNVGKLFAAGAQPQVLTLVRPISYPVGRGTPMLNSKVGWDHTQKWLVAKFGKETSSGETIVEVDLSKEDDAFLAGHTIDGRILFPATGYMTLAWQTFAKMQGSEFHKTPVVMENLVFHRATILNKNAVVKFGINFFDGTGAFEICESGSLAVSGKITIPESIDNEELPLEEQTPSAVAKELGTNDVYKELRLRGYDYAGIFRGIVRSDTVASTGKLQWVDNWISFMDTMLQFSILSKNLRELYLPTRIERAVINPAKHFELLSALTKEEQVETGLPVQWYSDINVIKSAGVELRGLKANLAQRRPGTQAPPTLERYQFVPNNNTTDLNENSEKARLQALDVAIQVIIENSSGAVKLKGVELANGRNPDVLVANRLLQIIEGEPVLTGDVAVVTSNNNEETITAALGDSGVRVVSKDVLKEPVEQNCHFVFGIDVLSRPDTKTLENSIASIRENGFLILEETLPTYTKTGRALLTKFGFVAVQEQSLGATRVLILARKAVDLKSRKSVVVVATEQNFNWVDDLKAALATATTEEQYVYVVCQGEELFGAVGLMTCIKNENGGKLARLVFVQDAKAEKFSLTSTLYRQQLEKDLISNVLKNGAWGTFRHLKLETQQATLQVEHAYVNALVKGDLASLKWIEAAQADTAATVDKNLETCTVYYAPINFRDVMLTSGKLAADALPGDLAEQDCVLGLEFAGRDTQGRRVMAMVPAKSLATTCVASKRMMWQIPEKWTMEEASTVPCVYSTVYYALVVRGQMKKGEKILIHAGSGGVGQAAISVALAHGLTVFTTVGSKEKREFLLKRFPKLQERNIGNSRDTSFEQLVLRETKGRGVDLVLNSLSEEKLQASIRCLGLNGRFLEIGKFDLSNNSPLGMSVFLKNTSFHGILLDSVMEGEEEMQNQVVSLVAEGIKTGAVVPLPTSVFNDQQVEQAFRFMASGKHIGKVVIKVRDEEAGKKALQPKARLINAIPRTYMHPEKSYILVGGLGGFGLELTNWLVTRGARYIVLTSRSGVKTGYQGLMIRRWQERGVKVVIDTSDVTTAAGAKKLLENSNKLALVGGIFNLAAVLRDALIEDQTAKDFKTVADPKVTATKYLDQYSRAICTELDYFICFSSVSCGRGNIGQTNYGLANSAMERICEQRQVSGFPGTAIQWGAIGDTGLVLENLGDNDTVIGGTLPQRMPSCLQTIDLFLQQPHPVVASMVVAEKRKSDQSAGVSLIATIANILGLRDTKNIQDGASLADLGMDSLMSAEIKQTLERNFDIVLSAQEIRQLTFGALKAMDGGAEVKPAAAAPAAAAGATEVTITSGGSSRTASPMGDGTQVVFTTSLIPTEAIVQLETKAPANSTQSPIFFISPIEGFASALEPLAKRLEVPAYGLQFTEAVPSDSLESAAKFFIKQLRTVQPKGPYKLAGYSFGCLLTYVMAGILEETNEVANVIMLDGAPSYVNWYTSSFKQRYTDGTNADNDNQSYGLAYFGIVLANIDYKALVRLLLVIPTWEEKLERFAELMSNEITQPVETIKKSATLFYKKLELSDGYQPTLKLKSSVTLVKPTDNSAKLDEDYRLKEVCTKPVEVHTVEGNHRTFLIEDKSLKTIQSILKRLFN, from the exons ATGCCCGCCCGATTCGCCGAGGAAGTCATCACCGCTGAGCCCGCACAGCGTGCCGCCCCCCAATTGGACCTGGGTGGTGGTCACTATGTGCCCCGCCAGCAGCACCTCAACGATGAGGTCGCCATCACCGGTTTCTCTGGCCGTCTGCCTGAGAGCTCCACCATCGAGGAGTTCAAGCAGAACCTTTTCGATGGCGTTGACATGGTCAACGATGATCCCCGCCGCTGGGAGCGTG GTCTGTACGGACTTCCCGACAGGATTGGCAAGCTCAAGGAGAGCGATCTGGAGAACTTCGACCAGCAGTTCTTTGGTGTGCACCAAAAGCAGGCAGAGTGCATGGACCCACTGCTGCGCATGCTGCTGGAGCTCACCCATGAGGCCATCATTGATGCTGGTCTAAATCCAAGTGATCTGCGTGGATCCCGCACTGGTGTGTACATCGGTGTGTCCAATTCGGAGACTGAGCAGCACTGGTGCAGCGATGCCGACCGCGTGAACGGCTACGGCTTGACGGGATGTGCCCGTGCCATGTTTGCCAACCGCATCTCCTTCACCTTTGATTTCAAGGGACCCAGCTACAGCATTGACACCGCTTGCTCCAGTTCTCTGTACGCCTTGGAGCAGGCCTTCTCCGACATGCGCGAGGGAAAGGTCGACAATGCCCTGGTCGCCGGAGCTGGTCTGATCCTCAAGCCCACCATGTCGCTGCAGTTCAAGCGACTGAACATGTTGAGCCCGGACGGCAGCTGCAAGGCCTTCGATGAGTCTGGCAATGGATACGTCCGTTCCGATGGTTGTGtggtgctgctcctgcagcgCACCTCGGCAGCCAGGCGTGTGTATGCCTCCATCCTCAATGTGCGCACCAACACGGATGGTTTCAAGGAGCAGGGCATCACCTACCCTATTGGCAAGATGCAAAATCGTTTAATCCGCGAGACCTACGAGGAGATTGGTCTTAACCCCGCCGATGTGGTTTACGTGGAGGCCCACGGTACCGGTACCAAGGTGGGCGATCCCCAGGAGGTGAACTCCATCACTGACTTTTTCTGCAAGGACCGTACGACCCCTCTGCTGATTGGCTCGGTCAAGTCCAACATGGGTCACTCGGAGCCCGCTTCTGGTGTCTGCTCTGTGGCCAAGATCCTGATCGCCATGGAGGAGGGCGTCATTCCTGGCAACTTGCACTATAACAAGCCCAACCCCGATCTTTATGGACTCGTTGACGGACGTCTTAAGGTGGTCGACAAGAATCTGCCTTGGAACGGAGGCATCATCGGCCTGAACTCCTTCGGTTTCGGAGGAGCCAACGCTCACGTTATCTTGAAATCGAACCCCAAACCCAAGGCTTTGACCCCCAAGGATGGAGCACTGAAAGTTGTCCTCGCCTCTGGACGCACCTTTGAGGCTGTGGAGCAGTTGCTCGAGTCCGCATCCACTAATGCCGATGACGATGAGTATCTGCAACTGATCAACGAGATCCACTCGAAGGCTATTCCGAATCACTTCTTCCGTGGCTACGGAGTGGTGAGCAGCAAGGGCACCCACCAGCGTGAGGTGATCGAGTCTAACGACGACAAGCGCCCTATTTGGTACATCTACTCCGGCATGGGCAGCCAGTGGGCTAGCATGGCCAAGGATCTGATGCAGATCGAAGCCTTCGCCAAGACCATTCAGAGGTGTGCCGATGTCTTGAAGCCCGAGGGAGTGGATCTAATCGATGTCCTCACCCGCTCCACAGACAAGAGCTTCGAAAACATTCTGAACTCCTTCATCTCGATCGCTGCCATGCAGGTGGCTCTTACGGATTTGCTCAGCTCTTTGGGCATTCACCCCGACGGAATTGTGGGTCACTCTGTGGGAGAGCTCGGATGCGCCTACGCAGATGGCTGCTTCACCCCCGAGCAGACCGTGCTGGCTGCTTACTGGCGAGGAAAGAGCATTCTGGACACCCAACTGGCCAAGGGCAAGATGGCCGCTGTGGGTTTGAGCTGGGAAGATGCGCACAGCCGTGTGCCCAGCGATTGCTTCCCGGTGTGCCACAACAGCGAGGACAACTGCACCATCTCCGGCCCGGAGCCTTCCATTGAGGCTCTGGTCGCTAAGCTGAATGCGGAGGGAGTGTTTGCCAAGGCAGTGAACTCCTCCGGCTACGCTTTCCACAGCAAGTACATCGCTGAGGCTGGCCCCAAGCTACGCAAGAGCCTGGAGAAGATCATCCCCAACGCCAAGAATCGTACCGCCCGCTGGATCAGTACCAGCATCCCAGAATCCGCTTGGAACACGCCTGTGGCCAAGCAATCCTCGGCCGCCTACCACGTCAACAATCTGCTGTCGCCGGTGCTCTTCCACGAGGCTCTTCAGCACGTGCCCAAGAACGCCATTTCCGTGGAGATTGCTCCCCACGGCCTGCTGCAGGCAATCCTCAAGCGCGCCCTGGGTCCTGATGCCACCAATCTGAGCTTGGTGAAGCGCGGCCACGAGAACAACGTTGAGTTCTTCCTCACCAATGTGGGCAAACTCTTCGCCGCCGGTGCCCAACCCCAGGTACTCACTTTGGTGCGTCCTATTAGCTACCCAGTGGGTCGCGGTACCCCCATGTTGAACTCCAAGGTCGGATGGGACCACACCCAGAAGTGGCTGGTGGCCAAGTTCGGCAAGGAAACTTCTTCCGGTGAGACCATCGTGGAAGTCGATCTCTCCAAGGAGGATGATGCTTTCCTGGCGGGACACACGATCGACGGACGTATTCTCTTCCCGGCCACCGGCTACATGACCCTGGCTTGGCAGACATTCGCCAAGATGCAGGGCAGTGAGTTCCACAAGACCCCGGTGGTAATGGAGAACCTCGTGTTCCACCGCGCCACTATTCTGAACAAGAACGCAGTGGTCAAGTTTGGCATTAACTTCTTTGATGGAACTGGCGCTTTTGAGATTTGCGAGAGCGGTAGCTTGGCGGTTTCTGGAAAAATCACCATTCCCGAGTCCATTGACAACGAGGAGCTGCCTCTGGAGGAGCAAACCCCCAGCGCTGTTGCCAAGGAGCTTGGCACCAACGATGTGTACAAGGAGTTGCGTCTGCGAGGCTACGACTACGCTGGAATTTTCCGCGGCATTGTTCGTTCCGACACGGTGGCCTCCACCGGAAAGCTTCAATGGGTGGACAACTGGATTAGCTTCATGGACACCATGCTGCAGTTCAGTATCCTGAGCAAGAACCTTCGTGAGCTGTACCTGCCCACTCGCATCGAGCGAGCGGTGATTAATCCCGCCAAGCACTTCGAGTTGCTGAGCGCCCTCACCAAGGAGGAACAGGTGGAGACTGGACTACCTGTGCAGTGGTACAGCGACATTAACGTGATCAAGAGTGCAGGCGTGGAGCTGCGCGGCCTGAAGGCCAATCTCGCCCAACGTCGTCCTGGCACACAGGCTCCTCCCACTTTGGAGCGCTACCAGTTTGtgcccaacaacaacaccacgGATTTGAACGAGAACTCTGAGAAGGCTCGCCTCCAGGCTTTGGATGTGGCCATCCAGGTGATCATCGAGAACTCCAGCGGAGCCGTTAAGCTAAAGGGCGTGGAACTGGCCAACGGACGCAACCCCGACGTGTTGGTTGCCAACCGTCTGCTGCAGATTATCGAGGGTGAGCCTGTGCTCACTGGTGATGTGGCTGTGGTCACATCGAACAACAATGAGGAGACCATAACCGCCGCCCTAGGAGACTCTGGTGTACGTGTGGTATCTAAGGATGTGCTGAAGGAACCGGTAGAGCAGAACTGTCACTTCGTCTTTGGCATCGACGTCCTTTCCCGCCCGGACACCAAAACCCTGGAGAACTCCATTGCCAGCATTCGTGAGAACGGCTTCCTGATCCTTGAGGAGACGCTGCCCACTTACACCAAGACAGGCCGTGCCCTGCTGACTAAATTTGGATTCGTTGCCGTTCAGGAACAGAGCCTGGGAGCCACCCGAGTCCTGATCCTCGCCCGCAAGGCTGTTGATCTCAAGAGCCGTAAGTCCGTTGTGGTTGTGGCCACCGAGCAGAACTTCAACTGGGTGGATGATTTGAAGGCCGCTCTGGCTACTGCCACCACTGAGGAGCAGTATGTGTACGTGGTGTGCCAGGGAGAGGAACTGTTTGGAGCCGTGGGTCTGATGACCTGCATCAAGAACGAGAATGGCGGCAAACTGGCTCGCCTCGTTTTCGTGCAAGATGCCAAGGCTGAGAAGTTCTCCCTCACATCGACCCTTTACCgccagcagctggagaaggaTCTTATCTCGAACGTGCTGAAGAACGGCGCCTGGGGCACTTTCCGTCACCTGAAACTGGAGACCCAGCAGGCCACACTCCAAGTGGAGCACGCCTATGTAAACGCTCTGGTCAAGGGTGATCTTGCTTCGCTCAAGTGGATCGAGGCTGCCCAGGCTGATACCGCTGCAACTGTCGACAAGAACCTGGAAACTTGCACCGTCTACTATGCGCCCATCAACTTCCGCGACGTTATGTTGACCTCTGGTAAACTGGCCGCGGATGCTTTGCCGGGAGATCTGGCTGAGCAAGATTGTGTGCTGGGTCTGGAGTTCGCTGGACGCGATACCCAGGGTCGTCGTGTGATGGCCATGGTGCCGGCCAAATCACTGGCCACCACCTGCGTAGCCAGCAAGCGCATGATGTGGCAGATCCCTGAGAAGTGGACCATGGAAGAGGCCTCGACCGTTCCTTGCGTCTACTCCACCGTCTACTACGCTCTGGTTGTGCGAGGACAGATGAAGAAGGGTGAGAAGATCCTCATTCACGCTGGCTCCGGCGGAGTTGGTCAGGCGGCCATCTCTGTGGCTCTGGCCCATGGACTGACCGTGTTCACCACGGTGGGCAGCAAGGAAAAGCGTGAGTTCCTGCTGAAGCGATTCCCCAAACTGCAGGAGCGCAACATCGGCAACTCCCGAGACACCTCCTTCGAGCAGTTGGTCCTTCGCGAGACCAAGGGACGTGGAGTCGATCTGGTGCTGAACTCGCTCTCTGAGGAGAAACTGCAGGCCTCGATCCGCTGCCTGGGTCTGAATGGACGCTTCCTGGAGATTGGCAAATTCGATTTGAGCAACAACAGCCCACTCGGAATGTCCGTTTTCCTCAAGAACACCTCCTTCCACGGCATTTTGCTGGACAGTGTGATGGAGGGCGAGGAGGAGATGCAAAACCAGGTTGTCTCCCTGGTCGCAGAGGGCATCAAGACCGGAGCCGTTGTACCCCTTCCCACCTCGGTGTTTAACGACCAGCAGGTGGAGCAGGCCTTCCGTTTCATGGCCTCCGGCAAGCACATTGGCAAGGTCGTGATCAAGGTTCGTGATGAGGAGGCTGGCAAGAAGGCGCTGCAGCCCAAGGCGCGCCTGATCAACGCCATTCCACGCACCTACATGCACCCGGAAAAGAGTTACATCCTGGTTGGAGGTCTTGGAGGATTCGGTCTGGAGCTGACCAACTGGTTGGTGACCCGTGGAGCCCGCTACATTGTGCTGACCTCTCGTTCTGGTGTTAAGACCGGTTACCAGGGTCTGATGATCCGCCGATGGCAGGAACGTGGCGTCAAGGTGGTGATTGATACCAGTGATGTGACCACCGCCGCTGGAGCCAAAAAGCTGCTGgagaacagcaacaaattgGCTTTGGTCGGAGGCATCTTCAACCTGGCCGCTGTTCTTCGCGATGCATTGATCGAGGATCAGACCGCCAAGGACTTCAAGACAGTGGCTGACCCCAAGGTGACGGCCACCAAGTACCTGGATCAGTACTCTCGCGCTATCTGCACAGAGCTGGACTACTTTATCTGCTTCTCCAGTGTTTCCTGCGGTCGTGGTAACATTGGTCAGACCAACTACGGATTGGCCAACTCCGCGATGGAGCGAATTTGCGAGCAGCGCCAGGTGAGCGGATTCCCGGGCACCGCCATCCAGTGGGGAGCCATTGGTGACACCGGTCTGGTCCTGGAGAACTTGGGTGACAACGACACCGTGATTGGAGGAACCCTGCCCCAGAGGATGCCCTCTTGCCTGCAGACCATCGACCTGTTCCTACAACAGCCCCATCCCGTGGTTGCCTCCATGGTTGTGGCCGAGAAGCGCAAGTCGGATCAGTCGGCTGGAGTCAGCCTAATTGCCACCATTGCCAACATCCTTGGTCTCCGGGACACCAAGAATATCCAGGACGGTGCATCGCTTGCTGATCTCGGAATGGATTCTCTGATGAGCGCTGAGATCAAACAGACATTGGAGCGAAACTTTGACATTGTTCTGTCCGCCCAGGAGATCCGTCAGCTCACCTTCGGAGCTCTCAAGGCCATGGATGGTGGAGCTGAAGTGaagccagctgcagctgctcccgctgccgccgctggAGCCACAGAGGTAACCATCACCTCTGGAGGATCCTCGCGCACAGCCAGTCCCATGGGCGATGGAACGCAGGTGGTGTTCACCACCTCCCTCATTCCCACTGAGGCAATTGTACAACTGGAGACAAAGGCACCTGCGAACAGCACACAGAGCCCCATCTTCTTTATTTCCCCGATCGAGGGCTTCGCTTCCGCATTGGAGCCGCTGGCCAAGCGATTGGAGGTGCCCGCCTATGGACTGCAGTTCACGGAAGCCGTGCCCTCCGATTCCCTGGAATCGGCAGCCAAGTTCTTCATCAAGCAACTGCGCACCGTCCAGCCAAAGGGTCCGTACAAACTAGCCGGATACTCCTTCGGCTGCCTGCTCACCTACGTGATGGCCGGTATTCTGGAAGAGACCAACGAGGTGGCCAATGTGATCATGTTGGACGGAGCCCCATCCTACGTCAACTGGTACACGAGCAGCTTCAAGCAGCGTTACACTGACGGCACCAACGCCGACAACGACAACCAGAGCTACGGTTTGGCCTACTTTGGAATCGTGCTGGCCAACATTGACTACAAGGCG CTGGTGCGTCTGCTACTGGTGATCCCCACATGGGAGGAGAAACTCGAGAGGTTCGCCGAGCTGATGAGCAATGAGATCACTCAGCCCGTGGAAACG ATCAAGAAATCCGCCACTCTGTTCTACAAGAAACTGGAGCTGTCCGATGGCTACCAGCCCACTCTGAAGCTCAAGTCGAGCGTGACCTTGGTCAAGCCCACAGACAACTCTGCCAAGCTGGACGAGGACTATCGCCTTAAGGAG GTCTGCACAAAGCCCGTGGAAGTACACACTGTTGAGGGCAACCACCGCACCTTCCTCATCGAGGATAAGTCCCTGAAGACCATCCAGAGCATACTGAAGCGTCTGTTCAACTAG